DNA sequence from the Bradyrhizobium diazoefficiens genome:
TGATGGATCGGCCCGTCGCCGTGACCGACGCTGAAGCGGTCGGCTGCCGCGATCGCCGCGCTGATCCAGCGCTTGGCATCGCGCACGGCTGTCTCGAGATCCTCGCCTTTGGCAAGGCCCGCCGCAACCGCCGAAGACAGCGAGCAGCCGGTCCCGTGGGTGTTGCGGGTCGCGACACGCAATGCTGCGAGCGCGATCGTGTTCTCGGCGCTGACGAGATAGTCGATGCTCTCCGTGCCCTCGCCATGCCCGCCTTTGATCAGGACCGCGCGGCAGCCAAGCGCCAGCAGACGACGCCCCTGGTTTTCGATCTCGGCCTCGCTTCGCGCGATCGGCTCGTCGAGCAGTGCGGCCGCCTCCGGCAGATTGGGCGTGATCACCGTCGCGAGCCGCATCAGCTTCGTGCGCAATGCTTCGACAGCCTCCGCGGCCAGCAGGCGGTCGCCCGAGGTTGCGATCATCACGGGATCGAGCACGACATGTGCAGGCTTCCAGCGCGACAGCGCCGCAGCGATCGCATCGATGCTCGCAG
Encoded proteins:
- the thiD gene encoding bifunctional hydroxymethylpyrimidine kinase/phosphomethylpyrimidine kinase, which translates into the protein MTTPVALTIAGSDSSGGAGIQADLKTFAALGVYGASAITALTAQNTEGVTGIHAVPAAFVTAQIDAVFSDLDVGAVKIGMVAQAASIDAIAAALSRWKPAHVVLDPVMIATSGDRLLAAEAVEALRTKLMRLATVITPNLPEAAALLDEPIARSEAEIENQGRRLLALGCRAVLIKGGHGEGTESIDYLVSAENTIALAALRVATRNTHGTGCSLSSAVAAGLAKGEDLETAVRDAKRWISAAIAAADRFSVGHGDGPIHHFHKFY